A genomic stretch from Lathyrus oleraceus cultivar Zhongwan6 chromosome 2, CAAS_Psat_ZW6_1.0, whole genome shotgun sequence includes:
- the LOC127118672 gene encoding transcription factor bHLH30 isoform X1, with amino-acid sequence MRRFYGFESWIDKDSDKINGEKTKPERKSTEACKSHREAERRRRQRINDHLSTLRSLLPNTVKGKLVNLEVFFSCVQSDKASLLAEVVQHVKRLRKEADDVANRWNDEPSSSCSGEPGSVVSGEEAELWPFPGESDEATVGCCNGEGGEARRMKATVCCEDRPGLNRDLAQVIRSVRAKPVRAEIMTVGGRSKSVVVVEWGDDGREGKEVEALERGLKAVMENRTFVDSGMGPLLLGRKRARDSSKVDCSLLLRNENFC; translated from the exons atgcGGAGATTCTACGGGTTTGAGAGCTGGATAGATAAAGACTCAGATAAAATCAACGGCGAGAAAACAAAGCCAGAGAGAAAATCAACAGAAGCATGCAAGAGTCACAGGGAAGCTGAAAGAAGACGCAGACAGAGAATCAACGACCATCTCTCCACCCTTCGTTCTCTCCTCCCTAACACCGTCAAG GGCAAATTGGTAAATTTGGAAGTTTTCTTTTCTTGTGTACAGTCGGATAAGGCGTCGTTGCTAGCGGAAGTCGTGCAGCATGTGAAACGGTTACGGAAGGAAGCTGATGACGTGGCGAACCGTTGGAATGATGAACCGTCTTCTTCATGTAGTGGAGAACCGGGTTCGGTTGTTTCTGGTGAGGAAGCTGAGTTGTGGCCGTTTCCGGGAGAATCGGACGAGGCGACGGTGGGTTGCTGCAACGGCGAGGGAGGGGAAGCTCGGAGGATGAAAGCGACGGTGTGCTGTGAGGACCGGCCTGGACTGAACCGGGATCTGGCACAAGTGATCCGGTCGGTCCGGGCGAAACCGGTTCGGGCGGAGATAATGACGGTTGGGGGGAGGAGTAAGAGTGTTGTGGTGGTGGAGTGGGGTGATGATGGAAGAGAGGGGAAGGAAGTTGAAGCGTTGGAAAGGGGTTTGAAGGCGGTGATGGAGAATCGGACTTTTGTGGATTCTGGAATGGGCCCGTTGTTGTTGGGCCGTAAACGGGCCCGTGATAGTAGTAAGGTTGATTGTTCTTTGTTATTGAGAAATGAGAATTTCTGCTGa
- the LOC127118672 gene encoding transcription factor bHLH30 isoform X2, producing MRRFYGFESWIDKDSDKINGEKTKPERKSTEACKSHREAERRRRQRINDHLSTLRSLLPNTVKSDKASLLAEVVQHVKRLRKEADDVANRWNDEPSSSCSGEPGSVVSGEEAELWPFPGESDEATVGCCNGEGGEARRMKATVCCEDRPGLNRDLAQVIRSVRAKPVRAEIMTVGGRSKSVVVVEWGDDGREGKEVEALERGLKAVMENRTFVDSGMGPLLLGRKRARDSSKVDCSLLLRNENFC from the exons atgcGGAGATTCTACGGGTTTGAGAGCTGGATAGATAAAGACTCAGATAAAATCAACGGCGAGAAAACAAAGCCAGAGAGAAAATCAACAGAAGCATGCAAGAGTCACAGGGAAGCTGAAAGAAGACGCAGACAGAGAATCAACGACCATCTCTCCACCCTTCGTTCTCTCCTCCCTAACACCGTCAAG TCGGATAAGGCGTCGTTGCTAGCGGAAGTCGTGCAGCATGTGAAACGGTTACGGAAGGAAGCTGATGACGTGGCGAACCGTTGGAATGATGAACCGTCTTCTTCATGTAGTGGAGAACCGGGTTCGGTTGTTTCTGGTGAGGAAGCTGAGTTGTGGCCGTTTCCGGGAGAATCGGACGAGGCGACGGTGGGTTGCTGCAACGGCGAGGGAGGGGAAGCTCGGAGGATGAAAGCGACGGTGTGCTGTGAGGACCGGCCTGGACTGAACCGGGATCTGGCACAAGTGATCCGGTCGGTCCGGGCGAAACCGGTTCGGGCGGAGATAATGACGGTTGGGGGGAGGAGTAAGAGTGTTGTGGTGGTGGAGTGGGGTGATGATGGAAGAGAGGGGAAGGAAGTTGAAGCGTTGGAAAGGGGTTTGAAGGCGGTGATGGAGAATCGGACTTTTGTGGATTCTGGAATGGGCCCGTTGTTGTTGGGCCGTAAACGGGCCCGTGATAGTAGTAAGGTTGATTGTTCTTTGTTATTGAGAAATGAGAATTTCTGCTGa
- the LOC127118673 gene encoding beta carbonic anhydrase 5, chloroplastic isoform X1, with translation MLWFLICIPQEMVWPRIITSVLRSNSPYPRLMDRVKTEACHATSLPSFNEKEQEDHGYENKGVDVGNMAETDGYLNLFGLMKQRFLNFKNQKYIKELEHFQSLAKAQYPKFMVIACADSRVCPSNILGFQPGEVFMIRNIANLVPTMKNGPSECNAALEFAVTTLQVENILVIGHSSCAGIEALMNMQQDREPRNFTHNWVANAKVAKLKTKPATSHLSFDQQCRFCEKVSSVTIILKCRKCCYFGKVKTVSLNLLQESINQSLLNLLSYPWIEDRVRKELVSIHGGYYDFSNCSFEKWTLDFKECNVKEEKNSYIVKEKELWC, from the exons ATGCTTTGGTTTCTGATCTGCATTCCTCAAGAGATGGTGTGGCCAAGAATTATTACTTCAGTTCTTCGATCAAACTCACCTTACCCAAGACTT ATGGATCGGGTAAAAACTGAAGCTTGCCATGCAACATCATTGCCTTCATTCAA TGAAAAAGAACAAGAGGATCATGGTTATGAAAATAAAGGTGTTGATGTAGGGAATATGGCTGAAACTGATGGCTATTTGAATCTATTTGGTTTGATGAAACAAAGATTCTTAAACTTCAAGAACCAAAAATACAT AAAAGAGTTGGAGCATTTTCAATCTCTTGCTAAAGCTCAATATCCAAAG TTTATGGTAATTGCTTGTGCAGATTCAAGGGTATGTCCCTCTAACATATTAGGATTTCAACCTGGTGAAGTCTTTATGATACGTAACATCGCCAATCTTGTTCCTACGATGAAG AATGGTCCATCAGAGTGTAATGCTGCTCTTGAATTTGCAGTAACTACTCTTCAG GTTGAGAATATATTAGTCATTGGTCATAGTAGCTGTGCCGGGATCGAAGCTCTGATGAATATGCAACAAGATAGGGAACCAAG AAACTTCACACACAATTGGGTTGCCAATGCGAAAGTTGCCAAATTGAAGACTAAACCTGCCACATCTCATCTTAGCTTTGATCAACAATGTAGATTCTGCGAGAAGGTAAGTAGCGTAACCATCATTTTGAAATGTAGGAAGTGTTGTTATTTTGGAAAGGTGAAAACAGTTAGTTTGAATTTGTTGCAGGAGTCTATTAACCAGTCTTTGTTAAACTTGCTAAGTTATCCATGGATAGAAGATAGAGTGAGGAAGGAATTGGTTTCTATTCATGGTGGATATTATGATTTTTCCAATTGTTCGTTTGAGAAATGGACACTTGATTTTAAAGAATGTAATgttaaagaagaaaaaaataGTTACATTGTCAAAGAAAAAGAATTATGGTGCTGA
- the LOC127118673 gene encoding beta carbonic anhydrase 5, chloroplastic isoform X2, with product MLWFLICIPQEMVWPRIITSVLRSNSPYPRLMDRVKTEACHATSLPSFNEKEQEDHGYENKGVDVGNMAETDGYLNLFGLMKQRFLNFKNQKYIKELEHFQSLAKAQYPKFMVIACADSRVCPSNILGFQPGEVFMIRNIANLVPTMKNGPSECNAALEFAVTTLQVENILVIGHSSCAGIEALMNMQQDREPRNFTHNWVANAKVAKLKTKPATSHLSFDQQCRFCEKESINQSLLNLLSYPWIEDRVRKELVSIHGGYYDFSNCSFEKWTLDFKECNVKEEKNSYIVKEKELWC from the exons ATGCTTTGGTTTCTGATCTGCATTCCTCAAGAGATGGTGTGGCCAAGAATTATTACTTCAGTTCTTCGATCAAACTCACCTTACCCAAGACTT ATGGATCGGGTAAAAACTGAAGCTTGCCATGCAACATCATTGCCTTCATTCAA TGAAAAAGAACAAGAGGATCATGGTTATGAAAATAAAGGTGTTGATGTAGGGAATATGGCTGAAACTGATGGCTATTTGAATCTATTTGGTTTGATGAAACAAAGATTCTTAAACTTCAAGAACCAAAAATACAT AAAAGAGTTGGAGCATTTTCAATCTCTTGCTAAAGCTCAATATCCAAAG TTTATGGTAATTGCTTGTGCAGATTCAAGGGTATGTCCCTCTAACATATTAGGATTTCAACCTGGTGAAGTCTTTATGATACGTAACATCGCCAATCTTGTTCCTACGATGAAG AATGGTCCATCAGAGTGTAATGCTGCTCTTGAATTTGCAGTAACTACTCTTCAG GTTGAGAATATATTAGTCATTGGTCATAGTAGCTGTGCCGGGATCGAAGCTCTGATGAATATGCAACAAGATAGGGAACCAAG AAACTTCACACACAATTGGGTTGCCAATGCGAAAGTTGCCAAATTGAAGACTAAACCTGCCACATCTCATCTTAGCTTTGATCAACAATGTAGATTCTGCGAGAAG GAGTCTATTAACCAGTCTTTGTTAAACTTGCTAAGTTATCCATGGATAGAAGATAGAGTGAGGAAGGAATTGGTTTCTATTCATGGTGGATATTATGATTTTTCCAATTGTTCGTTTGAGAAATGGACACTTGATTTTAAAGAATGTAATgttaaagaagaaaaaaataGTTACATTGTCAAAGAAAAAGAATTATGGTGCTGA
- the LOC127118673 gene encoding beta carbonic anhydrase 5, chloroplastic isoform X3: MQHHCLHSRNMAETDGYLNLFGLMKQRFLNFKNQKYIKELEHFQSLAKAQYPKFMVIACADSRVCPSNILGFQPGEVFMIRNIANLVPTMKNGPSECNAALEFAVTTLQVENILVIGHSSCAGIEALMNMQQDREPRNFTHNWVANAKVAKLKTKPATSHLSFDQQCRFCEKVSSVTIILKCRKCCYFGKVKTVSLNLLQESINQSLLNLLSYPWIEDRVRKELVSIHGGYYDFSNCSFEKWTLDFKECNVKEEKNSYIVKEKELWC, from the exons ATGCAACATCATTGCCTTCATTCAA GGAATATGGCTGAAACTGATGGCTATTTGAATCTATTTGGTTTGATGAAACAAAGATTCTTAAACTTCAAGAACCAAAAATACAT AAAAGAGTTGGAGCATTTTCAATCTCTTGCTAAAGCTCAATATCCAAAG TTTATGGTAATTGCTTGTGCAGATTCAAGGGTATGTCCCTCTAACATATTAGGATTTCAACCTGGTGAAGTCTTTATGATACGTAACATCGCCAATCTTGTTCCTACGATGAAG AATGGTCCATCAGAGTGTAATGCTGCTCTTGAATTTGCAGTAACTACTCTTCAG GTTGAGAATATATTAGTCATTGGTCATAGTAGCTGTGCCGGGATCGAAGCTCTGATGAATATGCAACAAGATAGGGAACCAAG AAACTTCACACACAATTGGGTTGCCAATGCGAAAGTTGCCAAATTGAAGACTAAACCTGCCACATCTCATCTTAGCTTTGATCAACAATGTAGATTCTGCGAGAAGGTAAGTAGCGTAACCATCATTTTGAAATGTAGGAAGTGTTGTTATTTTGGAAAGGTGAAAACAGTTAGTTTGAATTTGTTGCAGGAGTCTATTAACCAGTCTTTGTTAAACTTGCTAAGTTATCCATGGATAGAAGATAGAGTGAGGAAGGAATTGGTTTCTATTCATGGTGGATATTATGATTTTTCCAATTGTTCGTTTGAGAAATGGACACTTGATTTTAAAGAATGTAATgttaaagaagaaaaaaataGTTACATTGTCAAAGAAAAAGAATTATGGTGCTGA